The window CGCTTTATGAAGTTTATTATTTAGGAAATTCTGAAACGCACACGAAGGGGTTAAAAGAAAACGGAGATTATGGTATTGAAAGATATGATTGGCACTTCTCTGTTTCAGATACTACAGAGGTTAAGTCATCTCCTTTAAATGCAATTAAATGGTCTGTTATTGGGTTGAATTTGGATGTTTTTAAGATTGAAGTTAAGAGGCGCTCAGGTTTTATGACTTGTTTTGATTTTCCTCAATTTGGGTATGAGAAGATACGTAGTGAACAAATGGAAGTCGTTGCTGATCTAGGTATTAACAAAGTTATTTTGGAAGGCGAATATGAAATGGAAGAGATCAGAGAAGTGTATTCAATGTCCTCAGTGTTATTTGTTCAATTTCCAGAGGCATTTGGCTTGCCTATTGCCGAATGTTTGGCATCTGGATGTAAGATATATGTACCTAATATTTATTGGGCTATGTCCTGGCGTCTGCAGGATGAAAATGGAAATTGGTTTTTACCTGAAGAGTGCTTTACTATCTATAAAGATGCTCAAGACCTTAAGAGTAAATTGTCATATTTCTACAGCAGCTATGATGTTGATAATACACCAAAGCTAATCAGGGATGCTTTCTTAAAGTATTATCCTGATTTCTATATTGGTGATGCTAAATCTCTTGAAGTGGGGTTGAGTAATTTAGTTGGTTAGTTCAATCCAGCAGCTAGAAGGTTGTCGATTTATGAAGTAAATAAAAATTCTTTTTTAACCCCTTCCATTATTTGTAATCAGCTATTTACTTCAAAATACATTTTGATTAATTCCGATGTCTTTCTTGTGATTAAATTTGAAGCCACGGCATGAGTGATAACATTAAGGTTTTACATTTGGTCCCATATCATCATTTATTACCCCCAATGAATGGGGGTGGATTGCGTTGTTATCACCTGTTGAAGGAAATGAGTGAGCAGTTCGAGGTAGATGCAGTGGTATTGCAGCGACTTTCAGGACCGGTCCAGCCACTTTGCCCTTACGCTTCATTTA is drawn from Flavihumibacter rivuli and contains these coding sequences:
- a CDS encoding glycosyltransferase, with amino-acid sequence MRVAIITRDQNRSPKILAIGLQDMLKKIGIESKIFFESTGYLQRISSVFRRTRYPISFHYRLRRKLKHLTIDWQITKELRQFDIIVVSECTPNAFWKGYMDIEKLREKTGKPIALYEVYYLGNSETHTKGLKENGDYGIERYDWHFSVSDTTEVKSSPLNAIKWSVIGLNLDVFKIEVKRRSGFMTCFDFPQFGYEKIRSEQMEVVADLGINKVILEGEYEMEEIREVYSMSSVLFVQFPEAFGLPIAECLASGCKIYVPNIYWAMSWRLQDENGNWFLPEECFTIYKDAQDLKSKLSYFYSSYDVDNTPKLIRDAFLKYYPDFYIGDAKSLEVGLSNLVG